In a single window of the Amycolatopsis sp. cg5 genome:
- a CDS encoding DUF6423 family protein → MRARDVQLAGVADVRRRVLMISGAIDTTGHDVSVCVNLPEPGRWQIIKSETNLTDQTWVAMQVVTDEESTFVNDEDTLVLSRQFAKSFMTPDQRRLTFYDGEVRPGEAVLKVYTLETGSRRPTYSYSRYSPISTDTAEQSDQTLQSLITDGMGERPVVEVIVPVTIIG, encoded by the coding sequence GTGCGGGCGAGGGATGTTCAGCTCGCCGGTGTCGCCGATGTGCGCCGCCGGGTCCTGATGATCTCCGGCGCGATCGACACCACCGGGCACGACGTGTCCGTGTGCGTGAACCTCCCGGAACCGGGACGCTGGCAGATCATCAAGTCCGAGACGAACCTGACCGACCAGACCTGGGTCGCGATGCAGGTGGTCACCGACGAGGAGTCGACCTTCGTCAACGACGAGGACACCTTGGTGCTTTCGCGCCAGTTCGCCAAGTCGTTCATGACACCCGATCAGCGGCGCCTCACCTTCTACGACGGTGAAGTGCGCCCCGGTGAAGCGGTGCTGAAGGTGTACACGCTGGAGACCGGCAGCCGCCGTCCCACGTACTCCTACTCCCGGTACAGCCCGATCTCGACCGACACGGCCGAGCAGTCGGACCAGACGCTGCAGAGCCTGATCACCGACGGGATGGGCGAACGGCCCGTCGTCGAGGTCATCGTCCCGGTCACCATCATCGGCTGA